From a region of the Vaginimicrobium propionicum genome:
- a CDS encoding TrmH family RNA methyltransferase yields MAEFEDPTAPKVGVGPHPKPWPSDDRLDPELLANGDTRNVVDCYRYWKMDAIVADLDARRQLWAPACLHVAIQNWTHDFNIGSMVRTANAFSASGVHVVGRRRWNRRGAMVTDRYLHVYHQPDEAALVAFCRENDLTMIGVDNLPGSVSLETTELPARCMLVFGSEGPGLTDAMVANCEKLVAITQYGSTRSLNAGAAAAIALHTWSIAHQRGLGAQ; encoded by the coding sequence ATGGCTGAATTCGAAGATCCAACAGCACCAAAAGTGGGGGTAGGGCCACACCCTAAACCTTGGCCTAGTGACGATCGCTTAGACCCCGAGCTGCTAGCTAACGGCGATACCCGAAATGTAGTTGACTGCTATCGGTATTGGAAGATGGATGCCATCGTCGCCGATCTAGACGCGCGTCGTCAGTTGTGGGCGCCAGCTTGTCTACATGTTGCTATCCAAAATTGGACGCACGATTTTAATATTGGCTCGATGGTGCGCACTGCGAATGCCTTCAGTGCGTCCGGTGTGCATGTGGTTGGACGGCGCCGCTGGAATCGACGCGGAGCCATGGTCACTGACCGTTACCTGCACGTCTATCACCAACCCGACGAAGCTGCGTTAGTAGCTTTCTGTCGCGAAAACGATCTGACAATGATTGGGGTAGACAACCTTCCTGGCAGTGTTTCCTTAGAGACAACTGAACTGCCGGCACGCTGTATGCTCGTTTTTGGTTCTGAAGGGCCAGGGCTAACCGACGCTATGGTGGCAAATTGTGAAAAACTGGTAGCCATAACGCAGTACGGCTCCACACGTTCATTGAATGCGGGAGCTGCGGCAGCTATTGCGCTACACACCTGGTCCATAGCACACCAGCGTGGGCTAGGCGCACAGTGA
- a CDS encoding LemA family protein, translating to MEKRRAGMGALIIALIVIVAVVVLIGAWAIGVYNQLVKLRNKVQESWRQIDVELNRRYELIPNLVETVKGYASHETKTLENVIRLRNQAYGAASQGAGAPSQGRIEAETGLTQALHQIVATAEAYPELKADAGFRQLASELSATEDRIANGRRYYNAVVGSYNTKIQSFPQSFIASMGGFSPAGYFATSTPQARQAPTVDFGNRSVQDHVVTDGDSDAGQLPRYNEGELRQPGLNQPLTQADPYPNTYRQPDNLDQNPPTGGQ from the coding sequence ATGGAGAAGCGGAGAGCTGGAATGGGTGCACTGATTATCGCCCTCATCGTGATCGTCGCCGTCGTGGTGTTAATCGGGGCTTGGGCTATTGGCGTTTACAACCAATTGGTGAAATTACGCAATAAAGTGCAAGAGTCCTGGCGTCAGATTGATGTGGAATTAAACCGTCGATATGAATTGATCCCTAACCTCGTCGAAACCGTTAAAGGCTATGCCAGCCACGAGACGAAAACTTTAGAGAATGTTATTCGGCTACGTAATCAAGCCTATGGTGCCGCGTCTCAAGGCGCGGGGGCGCCGTCCCAAGGGCGCATCGAGGCTGAAACAGGGCTTACCCAAGCGCTGCACCAAATAGTCGCTACCGCAGAGGCCTATCCTGAGTTGAAAGCCGACGCAGGCTTTAGGCAATTAGCCAGTGAGCTATCCGCTACTGAGGATCGGATTGCCAATGGGCGACGCTACTACAACGCTGTGGTAGGTAGCTATAACACTAAAATTCAGTCTTTCCCTCAAAGTTTCATCGCGTCGATGGGTGGGTTTAGCCCGGCAGGCTATTTCGCCACCTCAACCCCCCAGGCGCGCCAAGCCCCAACCGTCGATTTTGGTAACCGTTCCGTCCAAGATCATGTCGTCACGGACGGGGATAGCGATGCTGGCCAGCTACCTAGGTACAATGAGGGCGAACTGCGGCAACCAGGTCTTAACCAGCCGCTTACACAAGCTGACCCGTACCCTAATACCTACCGTCAGCCAGATAATCTCGATCAAAATCCGCCAACGGGTGGCCAGTAA
- a CDS encoding MalY/PatB family protein — protein sequence MNSNHFVADVEARTPADLVAAGSLKWTAFPGAYGAWVAEMDFGLAPAVRSAVMDYLSKEQTGYAPVWLREELKTATVEWLADRFDWQVAPERVHWLPDVLTGLTMTLSYLARPGKVIVPTPCYMPFVDIPATCGRGIIQVPMIRTETGWEFDFAALDEAFTDGGVVLVLCNPHNPIGKVVTPDEMAEITRIVDRHDGLVFSDEIHAPLVLDGKHTSYAATSPAAANHTVTAVAASKSFNIAGLKCAQLIVTNDAQQHWFESRGHGLVHESSPVGMVATLAAYREGKEWLGQVVDYLRGNRDLVTELVESKLPGVKMIPAEATYLAWLDVRGLNLADPRQHFLDHGVALTDGRECGDAGKGHIRLCFATARPVLRAIFDRMAASLKN from the coding sequence ATGAATTCAAACCACTTCGTTGCAGACGTGGAGGCGCGCACCCCAGCCGATCTAGTTGCTGCTGGCAGCCTTAAATGGACGGCCTTCCCCGGCGCATACGGGGCGTGGGTGGCTGAAATGGATTTCGGTTTAGCCCCGGCGGTGCGTTCTGCAGTCATGGACTATCTGTCCAAAGAGCAGACCGGCTATGCGCCGGTGTGGTTGCGGGAAGAGCTTAAAACCGCCACCGTCGAATGGTTAGCTGACCGCTTCGATTGGCAGGTGGCGCCTGAGCGCGTCCACTGGCTGCCGGATGTGTTAACTGGCTTGACCATGACGCTGTCCTATCTTGCACGCCCAGGCAAGGTCATTGTTCCCACGCCGTGCTACATGCCATTCGTTGATATTCCCGCCACTTGTGGGCGTGGCATTATTCAAGTGCCAATGATTCGTACCGAAACTGGCTGGGAATTTGATTTTGCTGCTCTCGATGAGGCTTTCACTGACGGCGGGGTGGTGTTGGTACTGTGTAACCCGCACAATCCGATTGGCAAGGTTGTGACCCCTGACGAAATGGCGGAAATAACTCGGATTGTTGACCGTCACGATGGCCTAGTCTTTAGTGATGAAATTCATGCCCCGCTAGTTTTGGATGGCAAACACACCAGTTATGCTGCTACCTCGCCAGCCGCCGCAAACCACACGGTGACCGCCGTCGCGGCGTCAAAATCTTTTAATATCGCCGGGCTGAAATGCGCGCAGCTAATCGTAACTAATGACGCCCAACAGCATTGGTTTGAAAGTCGTGGCCACGGGCTAGTTCATGAATCTTCGCCGGTTGGTATGGTGGCCACTTTGGCGGCCTATCGCGAGGGCAAGGAATGGCTAGGTCAGGTTGTCGATTATTTGCGTGGCAACCGCGACTTAGTAACTGAGCTAGTGGAATCAAAATTGCCGGGCGTAAAGATGATTCCTGCCGAAGCTACCTACTTGGCCTGGTTGGACGTGCGCGGATTGAACCTAGCTGACCCGCGTCAGCATTTCCTCGATCACGGCGTTGCATTAACGGACGGGCGTGAGTGTGGGGATGCGGGCAAAGGCCACATCAGGCTGTGCTTCGCTACGGCGCGTCCAGTATTGCGGGCAATTTTTGATCGCATGGCCGCTAGCCTAAAGAATTAG